One genomic region from Nymphaea colorata isolate Beijing-Zhang1983 chromosome 12, ASM883128v2, whole genome shotgun sequence encodes:
- the LOC116266372 gene encoding SNF1-related protein kinase regulatory subunit beta-3 produces the protein MDNLYAEEYEEVSVVGFEAPKSPEASYNSAFPGHEDEARDPPLVPPHLQHTLLSFPASKDASGSIPAPQNVILNHLYIENRDSPQPVVALGLTHRFRSKFVTVVLYKPIQRRGS, from the exons ATGGACAACCTTTATGCTGAAGAATAT GAAGAAGTCAGTGTAGTTGGTTTTGAAGCTCCAAAATCACCTGAAGCAAGTTACAACAGCGCCTTCCCTGGTCATGAGGATGAAGCAAGAGATCCTCCCCTGGTTCCTCCGCACTTACAGCATACCTTGTTAAGCTTTCCTGCTAGCAAAGATGCCTCTGGAAGCATTCCAGCACCTCAAAATGTAATTTTAAACCATTTGTATATCGAGAACAGGGACAGCCCTCAGCCTGTTGTGGCTCTTGGGCTGACCCACAGGTTCCGTTCAAAATTTGTGACGGTCGTGTTATATAAACCCATCCAAAGAAGGGGATCTTGA
- the LOC116266135 gene encoding uncharacterized protein LOC116266135 — translation MVHLTAPVRSISCVSRGCFDHGDSFRIRECRPNLLNYECQHQQRKANMRGCQTARGVPETATAILVTVLAVGTGAAFVLGNRKASEFTESPSKPCEACGGSGLCAECNGEGYVLKRLGEATAEQARLNAKNMATRYTAGLPKKWSYCSKCSSARYCRVCDGRGQVKG, via the exons ATGGTGCATCTCACTGCACCTGTCCGCTCGATCTCCTGCGTCTCCAGAG GTTGTTTTGATCATGGAGACTCATTTCGCATCAGGGAGTGCAGACCAAATCTACTGAACTATGAGTGTCAGCATCAACAGA GAAAAGCAAATATGAGGGGCTGTCAAACAGCACGAGGAGTACCTGAAACTGCAACAGCAATTTTAGTCACAGTACTAGCTGTTGGAACTGGGGCAGCATTTGTTTTGGGGAACAGAAAAGCTTCGGAATTCACGGAA AGCCCTTCCAAGCCATGTGAAGCTTGCGGTGGTTCTGGTCTTTGTGCAGAATGTAATGGTGAAGGATATGTGCTCAAGAGACTGGGCGAAGCAACTGCTGAGCAGGCTAGATTAAacgcaaagaacatggccactCGATACACTGCGGG GCTGCCAAAGAAATGGAGCTATTGTTCCAAATGCTCCTCTGCCCGGTATTGCAGAGTCTGTGATGGCCGAGGTCAAGTAAAAGGTTGA